One part of the Nitrospirota bacterium genome encodes these proteins:
- a CDS encoding ABC transporter permease: MNFYPILWKEMTLIRKKPWRFLASSLVMPILYLVTFGWGLGRGMNLGGGAYLEFVLPGILALSAMNNSFSPVSASLNISKLYTKTLEEVLVSPVSPWDIVLGRSLTGLARGLFSALMLLLVGLVSGVHLHLSISFFVVLSLTAFCFGAAGVAAAMVTRTHEDMANFNSFFILPMSFLAGTFFSPDKLPEPFYTAILIYPLTHASLLLRALASGNDASPGSMLVLAAYTAIFFFLAGSLVKRTG, translated from the coding sequence ATGAACTTCTACCCCATACTATGGAAAGAGATGACGCTCATCCGCAAGAAACCCTGGCGGTTTCTTGCGTCGAGCCTGGTCATGCCTATCCTTTACCTGGTGACCTTTGGCTGGGGCCTCGGCAGGGGCATGAACCTTGGCGGCGGCGCCTACCTTGAGTTCGTTCTGCCCGGCATTCTCGCGCTCTCGGCAATGAACAACAGCTTCAGCCCTGTTTCGGCATCGCTCAACATCAGCAAGTTGTACACCAAGACGCTCGAAGAAGTGCTCGTCTCGCCGGTCAGTCCGTGGGACATCGTCCTCGGTAGGTCGCTGACGGGACTCGCGCGGGGGCTCTTCTCGGCGCTTATGCTTCTGCTGGTCGGGCTGGTTTCCGGCGTGCATCTGCACCTTTCCATCTCTTTTTTCGTGGTATTGTCGCTCACCGCGTTCTGCTTCGGCGCCGCGGGCGTGGCCGCGGCCATGGTCACTCGCACACATGAGGACATGGCGAACTTCAACAGTTTTTTCATCCTCCCCATGTCGTTTCTGGCAGGCACGTTCTTTTCGCCGGACAAACTGCCGGAACCCTTTTACACGGCGATCCTCATCTATCCGCTTACGCACGCAAGCCTGCTGCTTCGCGCGCTGGCATCGGGCAATGATGCCTCCCCCGGGTCCATGCTCGTGCTTGCGGCATATACGGCCATCTTTTTCTTCCTTGCGGGCAGTCTGGTGAAGAGGACAGGATAA
- a CDS encoding DUF1926 domain-containing protein, producing the protein MPKVQFIFAIHNHQPVGNFDFVAEDAYQKAYLPFIKVLERHPDLKVTLHYTGILYHFFEQHHPEFIEMLKKLVAEGRVEVLSGGFYEPILAVLPDEDKIGQVRALTDYIKRVLGYDAQGLWLAERVWEPHLPKTIAAAGINHVVVDDFHFKMAGLRDDELDGYYLTEEQDGMLRIFPGNELLRYLIPFHPPEETINHLSSFRSTERNRLVTMADDGEKFGVWPGTYHSVYEEGWLERFFTLLEQNSDWLETTTFSEYLTKEPTLGRIYLPTASYMEMGEWSLPTRAMKEYDDALAKAKASPDFAGLRAFIKGGFWRNFLAKYPESNHMHKRMMMVSRKVHDVLNAYGTKSNAETTRMLDHLYQSQCNDSYWHGVFGGLYLPHLRSAVYEQLIQAEFLADEVLKGRGTKDEGRGIKKKSDSATWLEIEKGDFDMDGSEEVMLNSELMNLFIDPAEGGRITEFDWKPRSFNLTNTLTRRREGYHDKISRASKEKDACGVKTIHDRIVVKEEGLECHLLYDWYKRGSLLDHFLESGVDLSSFMRSEYYEAGDFVLGSYDLKQKNQGGVASLALERHGNAAGLAILIRKEISLHQAASEFMVRYEIENLSAEELNTSFGIEFNVSLLAGNAHDRYYNIPGHVLEKRNLASTGETNNVNQVSLVDEWLKLKLTFAFSRSSSLWRAPVETVSQSEAGFERVYQSSMVMPIWRLSLPPGKSWEAEIRVKVE; encoded by the coding sequence ATGCCGAAAGTACAATTCATCTTTGCCATCCACAATCATCAGCCCGTCGGCAATTTCGACTTCGTGGCCGAGGACGCTTATCAGAAAGCGTATCTGCCCTTTATCAAGGTGCTTGAGCGCCATCCCGATCTCAAGGTCACGCTGCACTACACGGGGATCCTCTACCATTTTTTTGAACAACACCATCCTGAATTCATCGAAATGCTCAAAAAACTCGTGGCTGAGGGCAGGGTGGAGGTCCTCTCCGGTGGATTTTATGAGCCGATCCTTGCCGTGTTGCCCGATGAAGACAAGATCGGTCAGGTCCGTGCGCTTACGGACTACATCAAGCGCGTGCTGGGCTACGACGCGCAGGGGCTGTGGCTCGCTGAACGGGTCTGGGAGCCCCACCTTCCCAAGACCATTGCCGCAGCCGGGATCAACCATGTAGTCGTCGATGATTTCCATTTCAAGATGGCCGGGCTCCGGGATGACGAACTTGACGGGTATTATCTTACCGAAGAGCAGGATGGAATGCTTCGCATCTTCCCGGGGAACGAACTGCTCCGCTATCTGATCCCGTTCCATCCACCGGAGGAGACGATCAACCATCTGTCCTCTTTCCGCTCGACGGAACGGAACAGGCTTGTGACGATGGCGGATGATGGTGAAAAATTCGGCGTCTGGCCCGGGACGTATCACTCCGTGTACGAGGAAGGCTGGCTTGAGCGGTTCTTCACCCTGCTCGAACAGAACAGCGACTGGCTTGAGACCACGACGTTCTCGGAGTACCTTACGAAGGAACCGACGCTCGGCAGGATCTATCTCCCCACGGCCTCGTACATGGAAATGGGTGAGTGGTCGCTCCCGACGCGCGCCATGAAGGAGTATGACGACGCCCTGGCAAAGGCGAAGGCATCCCCCGATTTTGCGGGACTGAGGGCCTTCATCAAGGGCGGGTTCTGGCGGAACTTCCTGGCCAAGTACCCCGAGAGCAACCATATGCACAAGCGGATGATGATGGTGAGCCGCAAGGTGCATGACGTTCTCAATGCGTACGGTACGAAGAGCAATGCCGAGACAACGCGGATGCTCGACCATCTCTATCAGTCGCAGTGCAACGATTCGTACTGGCACGGCGTGTTCGGCGGGCTTTACCTGCCGCATTTACGTTCCGCGGTGTATGAGCAGCTCATTCAAGCGGAGTTTCTTGCGGATGAGGTGCTGAAGGGACGAGGGACAAAGGACGAGGGACGAGGAATCAAGAAAAAGAGCGATTCGGCCACATGGCTGGAGATCGAAAAGGGCGATTTTGATATGGACGGGAGCGAGGAGGTCATGCTGAACTCCGAACTCATGAATCTGTTCATCGATCCGGCCGAGGGCGGCAGGATCACGGAGTTTGACTGGAAGCCGCGTTCATTCAACCTTACGAACACGCTTACGCGCAGGCGGGAAGGGTATCACGACAAGATCTCCCGGGCGTCCAAGGAAAAGGACGCATGCGGGGTAAAGACGATCCATGATCGCATAGTCGTCAAAGAGGAAGGGCTCGAATGCCACCTCCTGTACGACTGGTACAAGCGGGGATCGCTCCTCGACCATTTCCTCGAGTCCGGCGTCGATCTGTCGAGCTTCATGCGGTCCGAATACTACGAGGCCGGCGATTTTGTGCTCGGGTCTTACGACCTGAAACAAAAAAATCAGGGGGGAGTCGCGTCGCTTGCGCTGGAGCGGCACGGGAACGCTGCCGGGCTCGCGATTCTGATCAGAAAAGAGATCTCCCTGCACCAGGCCGCGTCGGAATTCATGGTGCGCTATGAGATCGAGAACCTGAGCGCAGAAGAGCTCAACACCTCCTTCGGCATCGAGTTCAATGTCTCGCTCCTCGCGGGGAACGCGCATGACCGGTACTACAACATCCCGGGCCATGTGCTGGAAAAGCGAAACCTCGCCTCCACCGGCGAAACGAATAATGTGAACCAGGTGAGCCTTGTGGACGAATGGCTCAAACTTAAGCTCACGTTTGCCTTCTCCCGATCCTCAAGCCTCTGGCGCGCGCCGGTTGAAACGGTCTCGCAATCCGAGGCCGGGTTCGAGCGCGTTTACCAGAGCTCGATGGTGATGCCGATCTGGCGGCTGTCGCTCCCGCCGGGAAAGTCGTGGGAAGCGGAGATACGGGTGAAGGTGGAGTAA
- a CDS encoding VCBS repeat-containing protein — protein sequence MRNVILPCLLVLLLVTGAVAEEKTIGVKEYTSVDQLAAAISSYFPKVQGEVKTVAGDQLTITLGTRDGLQQGVVLTIWRDGREILHPVTNIVIGRLEEEVGSLEVTVPGETTSTGVIKKKLKEPSAGDTVRITPKKMGIGIIPLRAEHPEIIQGLAGRLKETGRFSVLDSEKGAAFLSDKKQRDASLIKEMGRTFNLDMVLTIEIIPSDGKYLVTAGIFYADDARQLDTIVAMLNLRTKRDALGEVEPFFAPPRVETREIADLPFDAQLFAAADLEGTGSLQYIFSDNAKLHIFKQGPSGWREDWVENITYVSSEMQHFNLDVADINGNGKPEIFVTGMLNGTVISSVIEFKDGVYQRIADVPGFLRVVAPSGKKSILIGQGYDPVSFFAGQPKQYVWLDGKYVPTSEFPLPNGVDLYGFAYADAGETSPLLVALSDEDQLLVFSKGTVIWKSEETYPAVKPIVIKPVTGIDAMLSPSSAEIDKTRKVKIRGRVFTVDLNGDGKDEILLPKNTGATFLSGHKKAELIDLGWTGARLEQRWSIKDIPGVVLDYQIIQQQGPGAQILALVMTPGGLFAADRVRVMSYATK from the coding sequence ATGAGAAATGTGATCTTACCGTGCCTGCTCGTACTGTTGCTCGTCACCGGCGCTGTTGCCGAGGAGAAGACGATCGGCGTGAAGGAATATACCTCAGTGGACCAGCTTGCGGCCGCGATCTCGTCATACTTTCCCAAGGTGCAGGGCGAGGTGAAGACGGTGGCGGGGGACCAGCTTACGATAACGCTCGGGACCAGGGACGGGCTTCAGCAAGGCGTTGTCCTTACGATCTGGCGGGATGGCAGGGAGATACTCCACCCCGTAACGAATATCGTGATAGGCCGTCTCGAGGAAGAGGTTGGCAGTCTCGAGGTGACCGTTCCGGGCGAGACGACGTCCACCGGAGTGATAAAGAAAAAACTGAAGGAGCCCAGTGCGGGAGACACGGTGCGGATCACACCGAAGAAGATGGGGATCGGGATCATCCCGCTCCGGGCGGAACATCCCGAGATCATCCAGGGACTTGCCGGGCGGTTGAAGGAAACCGGCAGGTTTAGCGTGCTTGACAGCGAAAAGGGAGCTGCATTTCTGAGCGATAAGAAACAGCGCGACGCCTCACTGATCAAGGAGATGGGAAGGACCTTCAATCTCGACATGGTGCTGACGATCGAGATCATTCCCTCGGACGGCAAGTATCTGGTGACCGCGGGGATATTCTACGCCGATGATGCCAGGCAGCTTGATACGATCGTAGCCATGCTCAATCTCAGGACCAAGCGGGACGCGCTCGGGGAGGTGGAGCCGTTCTTCGCTCCGCCGAGGGTGGAAACGCGAGAGATCGCGGACCTGCCCTTTGATGCCCAGCTGTTCGCTGCGGCCGACCTGGAAGGGACCGGCTCGCTGCAGTATATCTTTTCCGACAATGCGAAGCTTCACATCTTCAAGCAGGGGCCTTCGGGATGGCGGGAAGATTGGGTCGAGAACATTACGTATGTTTCCAGCGAAATGCAGCACTTCAACCTTGATGTGGCGGATATCAACGGAAACGGCAAACCGGAGATCTTTGTTACCGGCATGCTGAACGGCACGGTCATCTCCTCCGTCATAGAGTTCAAGGACGGTGTATACCAGCGGATCGCCGACGTACCGGGATTTCTCCGGGTGGTCGCCCCTTCCGGGAAAAAGAGCATTCTGATCGGCCAGGGGTACGACCCTGTTTCGTTCTTTGCCGGACAACCGAAGCAATATGTCTGGCTTGACGGAAAATATGTCCCCACGTCGGAGTTCCCGCTGCCTAACGGGGTCGACCTCTACGGATTTGCATATGCCGACGCGGGAGAAACCAGTCCCCTTCTTGTTGCGCTCAGCGACGAGGACCAGCTGCTTGTTTTCTCCAAGGGAACGGTGATCTGGAAAAGTGAGGAAACATATCCGGCAGTCAAGCCGATCGTGATCAAGCCGGTGACCGGGATCGATGCCATGCTTTCGCCGTCTTCGGCAGAGATCGACAAGACACGGAAGGTGAAGATCCGCGGTCGGGTGTTCACCGTGGACCTGAACGGAGACGGTAAAGATGAGATCCTGCTGCCGAAGAACACCGGCGCCACGTTCCTGAGCGGGCACAAGAAGGCCGAGTTGATAGATCTGGGCTGGACCGGAGCCAGGCTTGAGCAGCGCTGGAGCATCAAGGACATCCCGGGCGTGGTCCTGGATTATCAGATCATCCAACAGCAGGGGCCGGGCGCACAGATCCTGGCGCTCGTGATGACGCCCGGCGGGCTGTTCGCGGCAGACCGCGTTCGCGTGATGAGCTATGCGACGAAGTAG
- a CDS encoding isoprenyl transferase — MKSKDQTLEQLRAQLDMNSLPNHVAVIMDGNGRWAQRNGLPRVAGHKKGVDTVRRVTEQCRQYGIRVLTLYAFSDENWGRPKEEVGFLMDLLGTFLKAEISTMKENGIRFRTIGRIERLPASAQTWIERAVSETAGNTGMVLNLALSYGGRGEILEAIKRMRSVNDTAADVTEETFSSFLDTAGLPDPDLIIRTSGEKRISNFLLWQAAYAELYFTETLWPDFKEQDLLAALLDYQGRQRRFGLTQDQLVQK; from the coding sequence ATGAAAAGCAAAGATCAGACGCTTGAACAGCTTCGCGCCCAGTTGGACATGAACAGCCTGCCGAATCATGTTGCCGTCATCATGGACGGCAACGGCCGATGGGCCCAGCGCAATGGCCTGCCGCGCGTCGCCGGGCATAAGAAGGGTGTGGACACGGTACGCCGTGTTACAGAACAGTGCCGGCAGTACGGCATCCGGGTGTTGACGCTCTATGCGTTTTCCGACGAGAACTGGGGCAGACCCAAGGAAGAGGTGGGCTTTCTCATGGACCTGCTCGGGACCTTTCTCAAGGCCGAGATCTCGACCATGAAAGAGAACGGGATCCGGTTCCGCACCATCGGCAGGATTGAACGGCTCCCCGCATCGGCGCAGACGTGGATAGAACGGGCAGTGTCCGAGACCGCCGGGAACACCGGCATGGTACTGAACCTGGCGCTGTCCTACGGCGGGCGCGGTGAGATCCTGGAAGCGATCAAGCGCATGCGTTCGGTGAACGACACGGCGGCCGATGTTACGGAAGAGACCTTTTCCTCCTTTCTTGATACCGCGGGGCTGCCTGATCCGGATCTGATCATCCGCACGAGCGGCGAAAAACGCATCAGCAACTTTCTTCTCTGGCAGGCCGCCTACGCAGAGCTTTATTTCACCGAGACCCTCTGGCCTGATTTCAAGGAGCAGGACCTTCTGGCGGCACTTCTGGATTACCAGGGGCGTCAGCGCCGGTTCGGTCTGACGCAGGACCAACTCGTGCAGAAATGA
- a CDS encoding phosphatidate cytidylyltransferase, with protein sequence MLLKRVISGLMFLPIFYLVAWMLPPVYFTALVMAAVAVGQYEFYRMAQARGSHPLIVLGIVLGALIVLGFHHPLLPVMGGSSFPVAVAMLLIMIARLFSSRPVDGAVEDVAATFLGVFYVAMLFAFQVAIRTGDDGKQWLVFLYFIIWASDIGAYSIGIPFGKHRLYEKISPKKSVEGLLGALVAASAMALLCRVWFMPPIGAGEAIVIALMLAAVGTIGDLTESLFKRSAGVKDSGDFIPGHGGILDRMDSMLFAAPVLYYYLRMR encoded by the coding sequence ATGCTGCTTAAAAGAGTGATCAGCGGACTTATGTTCCTGCCGATCTTTTACCTCGTCGCCTGGATGCTGCCCCCGGTTTATTTCACGGCACTGGTGATGGCGGCCGTAGCCGTGGGACAATATGAGTTTTACCGCATGGCGCAGGCCAGGGGATCGCATCCCCTCATCGTGCTCGGGATCGTTCTCGGCGCGCTGATCGTACTGGGTTTCCATCATCCCCTGCTTCCGGTTATGGGGGGGAGTTCCTTTCCGGTTGCCGTTGCCATGCTTCTGATCATGATCGCGAGGCTTTTTTCATCCCGGCCTGTTGACGGCGCGGTCGAGGACGTGGCTGCCACGTTCCTGGGCGTGTTCTACGTTGCCATGCTGTTCGCATTCCAAGTGGCGATCCGGACCGGTGATGATGGGAAACAATGGCTGGTGTTCCTCTATTTCATCATCTGGGCATCGGACATCGGCGCCTATTCCATCGGCATCCCCTTCGGGAAACACCGGCTCTACGAGAAGATAAGCCCGAAGAAAAGCGTTGAAGGGCTTCTTGGCGCGCTGGTTGCGGCCTCGGCCATGGCGCTCCTGTGCCGGGTCTGGTTCATGCCGCCCATCGGCGCGGGCGAGGCGATCGTGATCGCACTCATGCTGGCGGCTGTCGGAACCATCGGCGACTTGACCGAGTCGCTGTTCAAACGTTCGGCAGGGGTCAAGGATTCGGGTGATTTCATCCCCGGTCACGGCGGCATACTCGACCGCATGGACAGCATGCTGTTCGCGGCGCCGGTGCTGTATTATTATTTGAGAATGCGATAG
- a CDS encoding 1-deoxy-D-xylulose-5-phosphate reductoisomerase, with amino-acid sequence MKKLSILGSTGSIGRSTLSVVEKFPERFTVVALAAGSNVELLEKQVRQFRPLIVSVVSERSAADLKKRCSDLSVRIFSGVEGMIQVAAADEAEMTVSAIVGTAGLVPTMAAIRAGKDIALANKEVLVTAGELVIAECRARGVRILPVDSEHSAIFQCLLAGAGADVRKLVLTASGGPFHAFVKKDLANVTPAQALKHPNWSMGRKITIDSATLMNKGLEVIEARWLFDIAPGKIKVLVHPQSIVHSMVEYHDGAVVAQLGMPDMKGPIAYALSYPERLSDVSPALDLAQVGTLTFGEPDLDRFPCLAYAYDALHAGGSMPAVLSAANEVAVKYFLEEKIGYADIARVIRTTMDAHTPSNIKTVEDALKADLWARQEAEKIIGSWGKAK; translated from the coding sequence TTGAAGAAGCTTTCCATACTCGGCTCCACTGGTTCGATCGGGCGGTCAACGCTGTCGGTGGTTGAAAAATTCCCGGAGCGCTTTACCGTGGTTGCGCTTGCGGCGGGGAGCAATGTCGAACTGCTCGAGAAACAGGTGCGGCAGTTCAGGCCGTTGATCGTGTCCGTGGTGAGCGAGCGTTCGGCCGCGGACCTGAAGAAGCGGTGCAGTGATCTCAGCGTACGCATCTTCTCCGGCGTCGAGGGGATGATCCAGGTCGCGGCTGCCGACGAAGCGGAAATGACGGTCTCGGCCATCGTGGGGACCGCGGGACTCGTGCCGACCATGGCGGCCATTCGTGCCGGCAAGGACATCGCGCTCGCGAACAAGGAAGTGCTCGTGACCGCAGGCGAACTGGTCATTGCCGAGTGCCGGGCACGGGGTGTTCGTATCCTGCCGGTGGACAGTGAGCACAGCGCCATTTTCCAGTGCCTGCTCGCCGGTGCGGGCGCGGATGTCAGGAAACTGGTATTGACGGCGTCCGGAGGTCCCTTTCACGCGTTCGTAAAAAAAGATCTTGCGAACGTGACGCCGGCGCAGGCGCTCAAACATCCGAACTGGAGCATGGGCAGGAAGATCACGATCGATTCCGCCACGCTCATGAACAAGGGACTCGAGGTGATCGAGGCGCGGTGGCTCTTTGATATCGCGCCCGGGAAGATCAAGGTGCTTGTTCATCCCCAAAGCATCGTTCATTCGATGGTGGAATATCATGACGGCGCGGTCGTGGCGCAGCTCGGCATGCCGGACATGAAGGGACCGATCGCCTATGCGCTGTCGTACCCCGAGCGGCTTTCGGATGTGTCCCCGGCGCTCGACCTCGCACAGGTGGGCACGCTCACCTTCGGGGAGCCGGACCTGGACCGGTTCCCCTGCCTTGCCTATGCGTATGATGCGTTGCATGCCGGAGGCAGCATGCCGGCGGTGCTCTCGGCCGCGAACGAGGTGGCGGTCAAGTATTTTCTCGAAGAGAAGATCGGCTACGCGGACATTGCCCGTGTGATCAGGACCACGATGGACGCCCATACGCCGTCGAACATCAAGACCGTGGAAGATGCTCTCAAGGCGGATCTCTGGGCACGACAGGAAGCGGAGAAAATAATAGGGTCCTGGGGGAAGGCAAAATAA
- the rseP gene encoding RIP metalloprotease RseP, whose product MTFVYFLVVIGILVFVHELGHFIMAKQAGVRVEKFSLGMGPKLFGFKKGDTEYVLSALPLGGYVKMAGENPDEEPTGAPDEFQSKTVWQRAKIAATGPLTNIVLAFIIMPFVYMVGTYSEGPAKVGYVETGSPAARAGFIAGDVIEEINGRSISDWTKALTLIAVNPDTDVPVIIERQGEKKTLTLRPEMATELKIGTSGLIPDIPAEIGKLKPGFPAEQAGIMVNDKIIAVDGKIIYHWNQFSTLVRDSKGNKLTLSLERNGKRMEKIVAPKEDGGRMVIGVEPVMRLVFKKHGFFESLRLGFDKTIESVDLTFITLKKLITFNLSIKTLGGPVMIAQMSGQAADAGLSAFLSLLAMISISLGVLNLLPIPVLDGGLLLFLAIEAVRKKPLSRKVMEVSQSIGAGLLITLIAVVSYNDVVRMFFSK is encoded by the coding sequence ATGACATTCGTGTATTTTCTGGTCGTGATCGGCATTCTGGTGTTCGTGCACGAACTCGGTCACTTCATCATGGCAAAGCAGGCCGGTGTGCGGGTCGAGAAGTTCTCGCTCGGTATGGGGCCGAAACTCTTTGGCTTCAAAAAGGGTGATACGGAATATGTCCTCTCTGCGCTGCCGCTCGGCGGATACGTGAAGATGGCGGGAGAGAATCCGGATGAGGAACCTACGGGTGCTCCGGACGAGTTCCAGTCCAAGACCGTGTGGCAACGTGCGAAGATCGCGGCAACGGGGCCGCTTACGAACATCGTTCTGGCGTTCATCATCATGCCGTTCGTTTACATGGTCGGAACGTACAGCGAGGGACCGGCCAAGGTCGGTTATGTTGAGACCGGTTCACCTGCCGCGCGGGCGGGCTTTATTGCCGGCGATGTGATCGAGGAGATCAACGGAAGGAGCATCAGCGACTGGACCAAGGCGTTGACCCTGATCGCGGTGAACCCCGATACCGACGTTCCGGTCATTATCGAGCGGCAGGGTGAAAAAAAGACCTTGACGCTCCGGCCTGAAATGGCAACCGAGCTCAAGATCGGAACGTCCGGCCTGATTCCCGATATCCCGGCGGAGATCGGGAAGCTGAAGCCGGGGTTTCCCGCCGAGCAGGCCGGGATCATGGTGAACGACAAGATCATCGCCGTTGACGGGAAGATCATCTATCACTGGAACCAGTTCTCCACGCTTGTGCGCGACAGCAAGGGGAACAAGCTTACCCTGTCTCTCGAACGGAACGGCAAGCGCATGGAGAAGATCGTTGCCCCAAAAGAGGATGGCGGCAGGATGGTCATCGGCGTTGAGCCGGTCATGCGGCTGGTATTCAAGAAACATGGATTTTTCGAATCCCTGAGACTGGGCTTTGACAAAACCATCGAGTCCGTTGACCTGACGTTCATCACGCTGAAAAAACTTATTACCTTCAATCTCTCGATCAAGACGCTCGGAGGACCGGTGATGATCGCTCAGATGTCCGGCCAGGCCGCTGACGCCGGATTATCTGCATTCCTGTCGCTCCTCGCCATGATCAGCATCTCGCTCGGCGTCCTGAACCTGCTGCCCATCCCGGTGCTCGACGGCGGGCTGCTCCTGTTCCTCGCGATCGAGGCGGTCCGCAAGAAGCCCCTCAGCCGAAAGGTCATGGAAGTGTCCCAGAGCATCGGCGC